AGTGGGCATATCATGCAGAGCCTTAGGGTGCAGTTACTCCAATCCTGCCAAAACCAGCGACAGGCCAACAACTGGATAAGTTTTAGTTGGAGACTTGGAGTTTTATGAGTGTAAAAGAAGCATTTGCATGTGGTGAAAGAGAATATGGAACCAAAGGAACCGATTGTGTGCATGAACTGTTGGCGCCTGCTAGCAGCGAAAAGGAGGTTTTAGATGGTGAGTCATATACATGGATACTAGTCTCTGCACTATTCTTCATCATCATGGTATAAAGCCTAGCCCAAGACCACCATTCTAGCTGGATGAGCTTTTCTGGTATGTGGGTTCAAGCCATGAGGTGTTCCCAAGATGCAGGTGATTGTTGACATAGGGCAGAAATCAATCTGAAATCAGCTCAGGTCACTTGACAGTTGGGGTTGCATATATTCCAAACCCACACAATGAGATAACAGTATCAGCTAGGTTTCAATTTTCATGGATGTCTTCTTGTGTAGACCTTGGAGTTGGTACAGTGAGGAATTGTCTTCTAATTTCATAATTATGTCTACTATTTGCTTACTTATGACATATTGATGGGAAGGCCATGATGGTTCAACAATCACATGATCTATGATGGCCACGAGAATGTCATGAGCGCCCAATATGATCTACGTTTCTTGATGATTAGCTCGGAAGTACTTATTTATAGAAATGCAGTGTAAACACTTTTGGAGGGAGGCATTTAATTCTTAATGAATTAATTTGGTCATAGGAATTTTGGGTTACCCATGCATGTGTTTTCTGAATGTCCTGTGCTATATAAGGGACTGCTCATAAATGATCTGTAATTCAGGTTATACATGAAAAGATCAGTAACGCTAGATGAAGCCTACTGCATATGTCAGAAACTTTGTAACGtctcaaaatatctcttcaaCCAGAGCAGGAATAAAATAGAGGCTCATATGGAAACATATATCTGGCATCATTTACGGAACCAGATTAAACATATTTAGATCCTCAACAGAGACAACATTCAAAAGTATGGCTGACAAACCTCTGGAGGATCAAATTTAGCTCCAAGGTTGCTGAGTTTGGCATGGGATTCCGCATAATCCTTGAAAAATGCTTCCTGATCTTCTGCATATTTCTCAGCATACACCTGGAAATTAAGTCAAAATTCATTAGATATGGAGTTACACCTCATAAATTTCTACACCAACACCTCATTCTGTCCACCGCTCCACCTTGAATGATGGATCTTCAAAAAGAACAGCATCAGTTGGCAACACCAGTAGATCTTCATCTCTTTTTTCTTTGATATCCTGTATGCATCAATTATGATTAGCAAACTGAAATTCTGTATCCTCTCCATCACCCACAAATCAAACCCGGGGAAAAAATAATCTgctatttattcaaaatttcgaataaTACAAAATAGTTGTTCTGAGTTCATACCCTGAAGTAGGAATTATCGAACTTCAGCCATTGTACTGTCCAAGATTGTCCTCCTGGTGCCCCTGGTCCACCTTTCTGTAATGTAAGATAATGCAATTCAATTTCCTattcttgttgtttatgttgcTGTTATTAATGCTACAAGTAATTTAGTATTAGCGTGTTAAGCAGCAGCCAACAGAAATACTTGCTGCTGTTGGTTCAACAAATTCGGATAATTTAAAGATGCAGATCAAATACCGTATAGCTGGTTTCAGGCTTGCCCCAACCACTGCGTTCTGGTCTGGACCTCCCCAGAGTGTGTGCACCAGATAATGCTACTATTTCCTGCAAAAGAAACAGTTCCATGTAAACTCCAGACACCATTCAAAATAGCATGCAGTATTCAAGTTACAGTAAATAAAATAACCTTATCATTCAATCCCATTCTGTAGAAAACATCACGAAGATGACCAGCAGGTGAAGGGGGCCCAGCATCTACAACTCAGAAAAATAGTTTGAAAGTTAGAAGGTAGCAAAAAAGGATGAAGAGAAAGCAGGTTCTTTGTTTAAGAAGCACCAGCAGCAGAGCTTTAGAGCGGCTAAAGgctattaaactttttaattttgataCTGGAAAGCCATAAAGAAAATAATCTATAAATAAACTTCAACGAAAACATTtggatttttttataaaaaaaaaaactaaaaatcagtttATTAAAAAGCACACTTTATTAAATTTGGACCCCTGAAAAAGATTGACAAGCTTATGATCACATGCATGCCTACAGTTATTCACTAGAACAGCTCAGTAATCACTGCTACTTTCCTAAATAGATATCCAACtggaaagaaaataataatgaaaaagaaggaaagaaagcaACAGTTTCTTACAGCAGGAGTTGATGATTGACATAAAGGTATGAACATTCTCATTACATTCAAACTCATTTTTGTGGGAGGCTGGGGGCAATTGCCCTCAGCAGAATTTTATAAAACAATAGGATCTATACCAAATTACAAAATTTTCCTAGTTCAAAATATGGTTATGCCCACCACAGAGATGCTACAAACTGAGAGCTGTAAAGTAAATTCACCAATGtcaattttattgaaaattaaacaCGACCAAAGAAGAAATTTTCATCCTTGTTATAATACAAACATTTAATTTTCTGACATTTAcgttttcaatatttttcttctACACATACATATCTTATGCCCTCAATGAGAAAATTTTTGGGTGTGCCACTGTTGAGAAACAATAAGAAAGTATAAAAGAAAGAGAATGACATGCCATCCAACAAGAAAAAATTACAAAAGAGACACCTTCCAATCCCTTTGCGTGCCAGTTAAAGAAACATCTCATCCTCAAGACACCTGTAAGGCTAAAGCACAACGGAGGCCcgaaaaagagaaaaacaaaaaaccacCTACCAGACATAAGAAATGGGAGGGTATAACTTGACACTTAGAATTCTACCATTCACTTCCCTCCACAAAACCAAAAAGTAGCAAACCAAGCAGACTGCATCAGAACTTCCCTTTCTTACTCTAACCAAACCCCTGAAACTTCATTCTCACAAAATTACCCATGTCATAGGGGCACATCAATGCCTCTCTGAaacagaaaaaaaataataataataagaagctACGTCAAAGTTGCATAGCCCCTCAACTATGAAGAAACAAGTGCTTACCAATCTCATTCAAAGTTAAGCACGTCACACAGATATCTATGTTGTTTGCCTTATTAGGCCTCCCCTTCAACAAACCATTAGTATTAACCATGTTAACAGCAAAAATCCCAGTGAATGCCTTAATTTTGGGGAAACCTTGGTATTTCAAAACACTTTCTCCggggaaaagaagaaaaggaattcAACAGTTGCAACAAAAAAGATTTCAAAAACAGATACCAGAACCATTGTGATTGCTTATCATTATGAGTTTCTCACGAGGATAATATACTCTAACAAGTATAAATACCACCAAGAGATAAACTTTATGCGATTACTGGCATTTAAAAAAGCATTATCTAGCCACAATGAGTGCTCAAGATTGCCCTTAGTGCCCCAAGATTGTCCTGTATGGCACACACTTCAAAAGATGAGACTTGGCCACCTACACCCTTTTCATACCTCGGCCTTGCATGCCAAAATCAAATGCTCAGGAACCTTCTTTTTCCATGCTCTATATCTAGTGTTAAATTCTAATCAAAATTAGACAAAAACAGTGAAAGACCacaatattaaaaaagaaatgagaCAGAAGAAAAGTGGAGGTTTGAGCTAGTTGACAAATTtaaaagagagaagggaaagaaggagaagaggacACAGGAAAGGGGGGGGGGTGTCAGCAGCCCTACGAATTGGctcttgaaaatcaaagatagaTATCCCTAATTCAAAGCCTTTTTTCCTTCTAGGCTAGTGAAATTATTTTCTGAAACCAGTTAAGTGCTTTCTTTTTGACAATTTCATCCCCACCAAATATAGAATGCTATTTTACTTTTTTAAgactttattaattaatttatttatttttgttaggCACAGGTCATTAATTGGCCATGCTACAATGTAGTTGGCAGCTTAGTTGTTCAAGTTCCTCCAACCAGCAATTGCATCTCTGAACAAGCTTTCATTGTTAGATACTTCTCTTCCCTCCTAGTTTTTGGCTTACCCACATGCAGGATCATACCCGACTCCAGCTGTTTGTCTACATGACGATAGAATTAAAATGTTATCAATACATCTATATATTTGCATTTTTTTGTCTAAATAATACTTTTTCTTGGGATAAAAACAGGTGCACATGATCATTCTTTAGCCTTATGTTATCACTTGCCTAGCAAGGGATCATAATCATACACATTATCTTACATCTTTGTCTCTAAAAATATAATCAAATGTGTCAAAATTCAGAGGCAAGCAAAAGACAAAACCATTTAGGCTGACTGGATAGAGGGCATATGGCCAGGGTACCAGGGTAGTTGCCTCATGTGCGGAGAGAAGTTAATGACATAACATCAACTTTCCCTATTATAGAGAATCATGCAGCACCATGATCTATACACAATCATGTCTATTCAGCTGATGCATCAAGTTAAAGAAGTGCTTTGTTAGATACAAATAGCAAGAACAGATATAGGCCAGGCACATTACCAGGAAGCCTCCCTTCTTCTGGACACTGCTCAGATCCTGAGACATCCACTCTACCATATTTCATGGGGATTTTAGGGCCCCCAGCCTCCTGTGATTTCCATGGATTATGTCAGTACAATCTTTTCCCAATTATTTATTTCCATTTATATTTAGTAGGAGGAAATTAGACCTCAACAGCTGTAGCACTGGCCAGTTGGAATAAGTCAGCATATGTCACACCAGAATACTTGTCTTTGATAGGCTGAATAAGTTTCAATGCATTTACGAGACCTAAAATGCCAGCTTATTAGGCAACATGATCATCAACCATGGTAATTTACAAATACAGTTGAATCATAACCTGCATTGGCAGCATGTTTTAGCTCAATTTCAAATCTCAAACTTCCATTGGCTCCACCTCTTTGTGGCCAATCCTCAATATTCTTGTTGTAGGTACCAGCATCATGCCAGCCAAGGCGAACCTGTTGTCAAAACTAATTCAAAAAAATGAGAATTCTTTTTCCTCATCTTAACAATTTCTATATTACATCAACCAAAATTTTAAACACCatgattaagaaaaaaataacaataaaggaaaacCAGAAAACCTTTTAGCAaatacacaagaaaaaaaaaatcaagaactgGGAAACCATAAATAAGAATAAAGAGGATATAAGATACAACACTTGAAGTGTATCAATCTTAGAGAGTTGTGTCATGAAACTTTTTGAAGGAGATGATTGAgaggaaaacaaaaaacaaaaaatgagcaTAATAAAGCTGGCACTATGTTGAAGCATGAGGCCTATGGCTCCGCATGCATTTTGAAAAGTTACAGTTATACTTCTATTTGAACTCCAAAGCATTAGATAATTGTGCCGTGAAACTTTTTTAAGAAGGTGATTAAGTGAAGACAAAAATGACTTTGATTAGGAGTGGCACTGTGTTGAAGCTTTCAGGCAAGCTTGGAGAAAAATATACATTCATCCTTGTGGCATTTGAAGTATGCGCCATGGTAATTAACTGAAGACAGAATGGAGCATAAGTGAGGGTAGCACTATGTTTAAGCTTGATGCCCCCGACAAGCTTTGTGGAAAATATATATTTACCATCGTGCCATTTAAAGCATATCACACTTAGGGAACTGTGCCATGAAACTTTTGAAGAAGGTAATTTAGTAAAAACAAAAGTGAGCATGATTAAGGGCGGCACCACACTATGTTGAAGCTTGGAGAGTCCTGGCCTCCACAGACTTTGTGAAAATGTACATTTATCCTTGTAATTCATCAATATTAGAAAATTTGTAGTAGGCAACCCTCTCAATAttagtaaaacatataatttcaacATTATATTTATTgcagttttaaaaattttaatagcTAGTTGCCTAAATATTCAAATTCTTGAATGACCAGCCAATCAATGTTTTATAACTTCACAGTTTTAAAATATCTTTCAACCTCCCACCCCTCCACTCTTTAGAATTCTAATTGCATCCCTAAGCATCCAGTGTCATTTCAAAGTTAGAACCTAGAAGGTGAAAAGACACTGGACCTCGTTATCATGTTTAATACGAATGGAAATCTTAAAAGGAGCGTACTGTCAATAGCTTATGACTTTTTATTGAAAGGCAGTGTTCAAACATAGTTTGAATTATAAAACTATCACTCACATTCCAAATGGTCTGGGACAAGAGATATCACTATAGTGTCAGCAgccaataaaaataaatagtatggcTCTTAGCAGCCAGGTTGAATGTAGTGCTGCCAGTCTGCCACCAAACATCTTTTGCAAAACATGCTTCCACTTTTGAGATGAAAATTCTAGATTGCGGGCAACACAATTAAAGTATTAGAAGAGGCACTTCAGTCTAGGAGAACATGGTTGAGGGAAAGAGTCTATGATATCATTAATGAATTTGATTAATTGTATCATATCTGGAGAGAGGTAACAAGGATGGATTCATTAATGCATTTCTATATATTCATCAATGGTTTCTCTTTGCAGCTATTATCTTGGCTTTAGTTTGGCAACTACTGGCCAGTGGAAAAAGCTGACCAGCTCCATCCAAGAAGAGACAGAATTCACTATTTCCCACTATGATCGAATCACACTCCAAGAATGAAAAACCATGAACAAGGCTATGGATGCCTTTAGCTGCTTAAATTTTAAAGGGAAAACTTGGATTATCAATGACCATCACATATGTTCCACTTCTGGGCATATGGAATTGAAATTGTGAGGAATTAGAGCATTGAATTTCATCGAATCCAACATAATCAAAACCCAACACCTGACTAATTTCACTCAGTTCCAAATCCAAGCCCCCAATTCCATGTCCCTAAACATAATGACATTGTAGAAGTTCTGAAATTTCCAGTGACTGGGCCAGGCTTCAACCCATTAATCTCAACATGTCTTCTTCAAAGAGTCATGGCGAGACATACATTAAACTTTCCAACAAAATAGGTAAGAATCTCTTTTCATAACTTATATATTAGGCCACGACAATCTGAATCCCAAATATTTAGGAATGGACTAGGTCGTGGcagtttcccttttattttggTTTTCTTGTACGTGGCTTTGCTTATTTAAGCAGCCAAAAGTTATCAATGAAGGGGCAGAAAATCAGTTTTATCCAAACCCTGCAGTACTTTCTCACAAGAAGAGAAAAACTATTCAAGAAATTGTGGTACATTCTCACCCGAAGAGAATATTTTCGTGAGTGCTCTATTTGCATTTACTGCTGGACTTAACATTATACCTAATGGCAGGGAACTAAAAATAAGCGCCTTCCCGCACCCCCGGTCCCCCAAATAAACCACAAAATAGAAAACATTTTTTCCCCTGTTctgtttttaaaatatgtaatatTGAAATCCGAAAATTCTTGTTAGAGTTGAGAAAAGTGGAGGGCATCCCCTCAATTTTGCTCGTATAACAGTTACGCTAGTCATCTTTGAAAGCAGAACAACTGGAGGCACATTATGCAAAATGTTCCTTTCCTGTGCTTCCTCTGAAATCAAAAACCTGTGCGTGAACTCATGCTTACTAACACTGTGTAACCCTCATATAAAACAAATATGTCAATTACACGAAACCAGAAAACCACCGAAACAGAAAACTACACTACCAAACAAAACCAGTTTACCAATACGATGATTCCAAATTCGTACCAGCACGTAACAAAAAACTTACCAAAATAGGATGGCAGAACTTAGCGTTAAGAAGTTCTTTGATGTCCTCTCTAGCACTCTTCAACTGATCAGGGTCGGACACAAAGCACTTCGGAGAAGCAATTGTGCTGAATCCCCCGCTGGAGACGTGAACAGATGATCTCCTCTGGTATAGTGGCATCCATGAGAAGGAGTCAGCCACAAAAACAgccaacagagagagagagagagagagagagagagagagatcaaaccTGGTGGAGAAACAGAGGAGAGGATCTGATGCACTTGAGAGAGGAAAGAGAAGACGATGGTGGAAATGATTGGGATGAGAGAGAAAGCCTAGCTCTGGCCGCCGTCGGGAGGAGGCGCGAGGCGGCGGTGCTGCTCAGGGAAGCGGCCATGGACGAAGATGGTGGCGAAGCGAGGGAGAGACGCTCGGCCATCTGATTGTGGTCTCTCCTTTTGGATTACGAGCGGCTAAGGGGACGCCAAGGTTCTGTTTGGTTATGGGTTTGTGTGTGTTTCTCTCTTACCAAACTCTGAATCTGAACTACTACGAGCAGGATTTTAATGCCACATTGCCAACCCTGAAAATTACGTAATTAATTTAATGTATAAAGTCAATTTTTTCCTCATAAAAAACATTATTAAAGGAAATGACACTAACCGAGAAGAAGGTTTTTTAAAGAATTGCACCCCCTCATTAAAAAGTTTGAGTCCAAATAAATCATATTTGGGGCTATTTCaactttatttagtttttttaatttgaaactaATTTAAATAAACAAGATTAGATTCCTAtcaatattttctataatttcatcaAATATATTAGAATGTTAAGTTATTTTATTATGAGTTCTAATTTTAGGTAAATCTTAAATTGTTTTTTTTCTTCATTGAGTcctaaatttttgaataaatttttagtcACTTATATTGAGAGAGAAATTTTCAATACCATAACAAATTGGTTTATTATAGAGCAATTTCTAAACATGAAAATTTGTCGAGTGCAATTGTTAGagggttttatgaaaatattaagataaaaaaaaagaaaaagaaaaaataataaccaaaatcgacttttggaaagtcgattCTGGCACGCCACACCATGCGGCCTCCCATCTTCCACTCAGTCTCCTGCTTGGCTTGCTCCCCCGCGTGTGcgccccccacccccccaaataCCCCTTTCCCCTCAACCCCTATTTAAATTTCCCTCCTGTTCCTTCTCTCTCCCacttgtccttttttttttttttcctttctcctaTAGCCTCCCCCACCAGCTTCATTAATTTCTAGTTTTCACTTTGATTTTATGCATCCATTTCATTTAATATTGAGGTATGTTTATGATTGtggtatatttaataaaaattatctAATACTAAATAATCATTTTATTAAGCATACgtttatttttttatatgtttGCATAGCATGGATCAAGGTTCGACCGATCCTTCCGTCCTGACGTTGGGGTTGGGGCTCTTCATCCCTCTTACAAAGCGTGGGAGGAGGATCATTCTAATACCTTTAAAGAACATCAGTGCGCACACACATTAGAGACACAATGGTATGTTGATGCTAAAATCATTCCATGGATTCAACGAACAAATTTTTATCCACTATATTAGATTCGGTACATTCGGCCTAAGCACCATTTAATTAGCTCATTTCTAGAGCGCTAGAGGCCTAAAACTCACACCTACAATGAGGTGATAGTaactgtaagaacccaacccgagataggttaattaaataaataagaaaagagaaagaaaattaaaaatgggAAAATCaacagggctcgtcgacgaggctccttctctcatcgacgaaatctctTGTGCAGCTTAGTGATGAGATTTAGTAGCCCGTTGACGAGGAGATatcgagggattttgggaaaatcCTGAAATCTTAGTCTCGCCGACGAGTCCACCTTGACATCGACAAACTTCCTTTTGCTGCTTTTCGACAAGGatgtcgtctcgtcgacgaggctggctGGGTCAACTTGGTCATAAATATCTTTTGGCTTTGCTTAAgagttaagaaatcaaaatcctttctctctctctctctctctctctctctctctctctctctaaaactcgaacacatacacacacacatgctctctctttctctaagatttcgggtcgTCTATTGCCAGAATCAACAATCCGATGTTGccacgtggattaggaggagaatctatACGTTTATAGCAGATTGGAATttcgtttcgaagattttcagattttgacccaaaattgaggtaaggctctgaatctattttttttttttcggtagatctgtagagaatagtattgtaaggaagtattatTCTTTTTTGTTTAGATTTTGGCAACTCAGTTCactgttttggagccgtagagttcgggtttttggtattcgggaaaaagtaaggggattatgtttatatcagttatttttttaaattagaatcggtaaatatgtagtttacgattgtatgtataatttggctacttatttgaaaaaatctatcgagtgaaaatacgggattttcgggttactattttgggaaaatttgggggattcgggtatcatctctatttctgttggaaaattgaATGTTGTATAAAACAGTGATATTGAGATGACtttacctatatttgtattaaactgtattctcaaactaaaaacgatatgatttgttgcaTATCAAATatgtgtggaatgaactgttgtatgtaaaatgtttcaggTGTGTGAAAATAGTCGTGACAACTAATTATCGTAAACTGAGAGGTATAGGaatatgagttccaaaatgttccaggttttgtgaaattgtcaCGTCTCAGCTAATTATCatgggcaaacgccatgtctcggctaaataccgtaGGCGAGAGTGTCTGAGTCTATAtatgagggtgtgaaatatcgtctgtttgttccggttggtcaccgatgggtatGAGTGGACATCGTATTAGCAACGATAGCTCTGTGGGGATTCAGCTAATGTCAGGTTATCAGGTGCTCTATGTAATGCGGTCGGTTTCGGCCAAAGAGTGTGACAGCACTAATCGTATGTTTTGTATCGTTTGTACTataactggattgtgaaaatattggaactgtatcatgttatgttttatgtcgaaataataCTTGTATgacacacactgatataacttgtttcttccttactgagaggtgtctcaccccgattatacaaatgttttttaagaCCTTCGAGTAGCCGTCATTAGCGTCCTAGCGTAATGGGAGTGTGGTTGTCGGTTAGCTGtgtatagtacttgtgtaagtacgaattttgtaaccagattgtcattgttgggttttgtagacacctgggctGCATACTttattttggagcgtagactctagttatgtatagactctggtatggtacgttgtatgtattagaaaaaaCATTTCGGCTGcatatgtgatgtgtatgtatgtgtatttgaatgtgtatagggtatacgtgtaccccacgggtcGTACCCTCATTCAATGTAGTATCacgtatatttttaattgatacagagacaggttgggttactaaattcacacttaGGGCCCATCTGTGAGTTTGGGACGTGACAGTAACATTGCATAATGTCGCCATCATTACAGGATTTCTTGTAGATGGTGACGTTGTGATGGGCACAACACAGTAGGACTGGCCTAGCCTGTGTTTTAGACTCCTTGGATGcaacccctcccccccccccccaactagcCAAAGCGAATGATTTGGCTACACCCTGTCGATGGTATGGATGGACAGCAACCTACCGAGGCTTGATGACAATGCATCGTAGGAGCAATGTAAAGACCTTGATAAaggaaaatttggtttggtgcaggaccaaaccgttgatggtttgatgGAGCTCAGGAAAACCATCTACGGTTTCAAATTACCAAGGGCCATTAAATGTAAATACGAGGTAAAAAGTGGAGGTAAAAGtgcaaactgtcaacggtttcgtCTAGGGCGACAGCCTATAAATTGGACTTAGCtcaatttttttaggaaaattttaccCTCTCTCTCTCGGGCTGCGGATTCTCACTCTATaactcttcaatttctccccaaaacTCAGCCAAATTGAAGGATAAACACTGTTTTGGAGTCCTAGCTTCAATCCTTAGTGTTTTAACTGGGACGGATTCGTTGTTtgggcatcgtaggcaccactccaggaataaggtaagaggaatagattatgttagttattttagaaatttaactgattaaatgaAGTATGTGATTACAGGAATactttatatgattttttgaatgaatAAGGGTAAGAAAATGATAGTTTTACTTATTATATACGCatttgggaaaaacctagtattTTGAGTTTaagtaaaccctagagatgattataccTTTATTTCGCatttgggaaaaacctagtattTTGAGTTTaagtaaaccctagagatgattatacctttattttttagcaaaatatatattttttcccgggtagttattatattatgaattatcactcaaattgtgtggcatgagaaattgctgaccttataggtcatatctcgttttgatcatgacaaatactctgatatttaatgtctgtcaagtttgtgtgcatgttcaTTTTGACAAAATCATATGACAGCGCACAGTAACTTGAAGCAAAAAAAGACCtagaatatttttttattgtaatttatattatacttCATTCGGGTATGTAAGAGTAATATAtgaaaaaggtctataataatctgcatatcatgcatgtatgaACTACAAGCTtaaaggccttagaatgaccctaggtccctacacattaCTTGAAAATCGAGAGACCTTACACaagactttggtcgaccaaaattAGGTTTTTTAGGCTACATTAAAATACCTAAAACCTTAGAATGatcttaggtccttgcacatgcACATAAGATAGTCctcaatatcacatatattatcaagggaattaattggCTTAAAACAGTACTTAAAAGGTCAAAT
The sequence above is a segment of the Malania oleifera isolate guangnan ecotype guangnan chromosome 8, ASM2987363v1, whole genome shotgun sequence genome. Coding sequences within it:
- the LOC131161961 gene encoding probable L-ascorbate peroxidase 6, chloroplastic/mitochondrial isoform X3, with the translated sequence MAERLSLASPPSSSMAASLSSTAASRLLPTAARARLSLSSQSFPPSSSLSSLKCIRSSPLFLHQRRSSVHVSSGGFSTIASPKCFVSDPDQLKSAREDIKELLNAKFCHPILVRLGWHDAGTYNKNIEDWPQRGGANGSLRFEIELKHAANAGLVNALKLIQPIKDKYSGVTYADLFQLASATAVEEAGGPKIPMKYGRVDVSGSEQCPEEGRLPDAGPPSPAGHLRDVFYRMGLNDKEIVALSGAHTLGRSRPERSGWGKPETSYTKGGPGAPGGQSWTVQWLKFDNSYFRDIKEKRDEDLLVLPTDAVLFEDPSFKVYAEKYAEDQEAFFKDYAESHAKLSNLGAKFDPPEGISIDDGPAKDQPEKFVAANYSSGKD
- the LOC131161961 gene encoding probable L-ascorbate peroxidase 6, chloroplastic/mitochondrial isoform X2, which produces MAERLSLASPPSSSMAASLSSTAASRLLPTAARARLSLSSQSFPPSSSLSSLKCIRSSPLFLHQRRSSVHVSSGGFSTIASPKCFVSDPDQLKSAREDIKELLNAKFCHPILVRLGWHDAGTYNKNIEDWPQRGGANGSLRFEIELKHAANAGLVNALKLIQPIKDKYSGVTYADLFQLASATAVEEAGGPKIPMKYGRVDVSGSEQCPEEGRLPDAGPPSPAGHLRDVFYRMGLNDKEIVALSGAHTLGRSRPERSGWGKPETSYTKGGPGAPGGQSWTVQWLKFDNSYFRDIKEKRDEDLLVLPTDAVLFEDPSFKVYAEKYAEDQEAFFKDYAESHAKLSNLGAKFDPPERELSEAMKQKIRAEYVAVGGSPDKPLQSNYFLNIMIVIAVLAFLTSLFGN
- the LOC131161961 gene encoding probable L-ascorbate peroxidase 6, chloroplastic/mitochondrial isoform X1, whose amino-acid sequence is MAERLSLASPPSSSMAASLSSTAASRLLPTAARARLSLSSQSFPPSSSLSSLKCIRSSPLFLHQRRSSVHVSSGGFSTIASPKCFVSDPDQLKSAREDIKELLNAKFCHPILVRLGWHDAGTYNKNIEDWPQRGGANGSLRFEIELKHAANAGLVNALKLIQPIKDKYSGVTYADLFQLASATAVEEAGGPKIPMKYGRVDVSGSEQCPEEGRLPDAGPPSPAGHLRDVFYRMGLNDKEIVALSGAHTLGRSRPERSGWGKPETSYTKGGPGAPGGQSWTVQWLKFDNSYFRDIKEKRDEDLLVLPTDAVLFEDPSFKVYAEKYAEDQEAFFKDYAESHAKLSNLGAKFDPPEGISIDDGPAKDQPEKFVAANYSSGKRELSEAMKQKIRAEYVAVGGSPDKPLQSNYFLNIMIVIAVLAFLTSLFGN